A segment of the Candidatus Aminicenantes bacterium genome:
AAAGGGCGATTCCGACGCCGACGTCGAGCGCCTGGCTGCCAAATCGGCCGAGCTGAGGGTCTTCCCCGACGCCGCGGGCAAGATGAATCTGTCCGTGGCCGAGGTCGGGGGCGGCGTTCTGGCCGTGTCCCAGTTCACCCTGGCCGGCTCGACCGAGAAAGGCCGACGGCCCGGCTTCGACAACGCCGAAGAGCCGTCTCGCGCGGCCGAGCTCTTCCGGGCCTTCGTCGAGGCCCTCCGCGGGCGCGGGCTCGCGGTTGCCACCGGCGTCTTTCAAGCCGTGATGGAAGTCCACATCGTCAACGACGGGCCGGTGACGTTCGTCCTGGCCTCTCGCTGAGAAAGCCGAATTTATGCCTCGTTCCCCGTATGTCAAAACGCTTTCCATCGCCGCTTGGTCCCAGCCCGGCGGCCCGGGCCGGCGCCTCCGCCAGCTCGACCTCGAGCTGACCGAGCGCTGTAATTTCAACTGCCTCCACTGTACGATCAATCGGCCTGCGGACGACACCGACGCCGAAGCGTCCGAAATGAGCTTGGAGAAGATCGTCGAGATCCTCCGCCAGGCGACTGCGCTGGGCGTCCTGACCGTCCGCTTCACCGGCGGCGAGCCGCTCCTTCGGCCCGACTTCGACGACATCTACCAGGCGGCCCGCGGGCTGGGCCTGCGCGTTTCGCTCTTTACCAACGCCTCCTTGATCACGATCCGCAAGGCCGAGCTTTTCAGCCGCGTCCTGCCGCTCGAGCCGGTGGAAGTCTCGATCTACGGCATGACCGAGGCGACGGCGGCCGCCGCGACCCAGACCAAGGGCGCCCGCCAGGCCGTTTCGCGGGGCCTGAAGCTCCTCGAGATGTACGGCGTCAAGTTCATCCCCAAGTTCGTCCTCCTGCCGCCGAACCAAGCCGAGTTCACCGAGTTCCGCCGCTGGGCGGGCGAGCGGCCGGGCGCTTTGCACACCCCCGCCTTCGTCCTGCCGTCCGACCTGCGGGCCCGCCGCGATTCGGGCGCCGCCAACGCCCGCCTGGCCAAGCTGCGGTTGGCGCCGGCCCAGGCGGCGGCCTTCGGCGCGGCGGAATCGGACGAGCCCCAGCGGGAGCTGCGGGCCTTCTGCCGGGCCCAATGCGGTCCCCAAGGGCCCGGCCTATTCGGTTGCGGCGCCGGCACGGAAACGGCCTGCATCGACGCGTATGGGCAGTTTCAGTTATGTCTCCGGCTGCGTCATCCCGAAACCACCGTGGCCCTGGGCAAAGACGGGCTGGCCGGCGCGCTGTCGTCCTTCGTGCCGAAGGTGCGCCGCCGCAAAGCCCAAGATGCCCGTTACCTGGAGCGCTGCGCCGTCTGCTTCCTTAAACCCCTCTGCGAACAATGCCCGGCGTCCTCGTGGATCGAGAGCGGCAAGCTCGACGCGCCGGTCGAATACCATTGCCGGATCACCCACGCCCAAGCCTTTACCTTGGGCTTGTTGGAGAAAGGCGAGCAGGCCTGGAAGGTCAAAGACTGGCGGCGGAGGCTTGACGGTCCCGCCGCGGGAGGTCGCGATGTCCGCTCCGCCTGAACTTGATGAGGTCTTCGTTCGCTCGTCGGACGTCGTCGCCCGGGTGATCGAGGGAGAGCTCGTCATTGTCCCGCTCACCGGCGGCGTCGGCGATTTGGAAGGGGAGCTGTTCTCTCTGAACGAAACCGGCCGCGCGATCTGGGACCGGATGGACGGCCGCAGCCTGCGCCGTGTCATCGAGGACTTGGGCGAGGAGTTCGACGCCCCCCCCGAGACTCTGGCCAAAGACGTTCTCGGCCTGATCGGGGAGCTTCTGCAGAGGTCCATCATTGTCCGGCAGGCCGGCTGATCCCGAATCGCGGGACGACTCGGAGCCGGGGATTCTACGCCTCGGGACTCCCGGCCTGGCCGATCTGATGCGCGGCATCCTGGCCGAGGGACGCTCCGTCCGTTTCCGGGCCGGCGGGTCGAGCATGCGCCCGCACCTTCGCGACGGCG
Coding sequences within it:
- the dtd gene encoding D-aminoacyl-tRNA deacylase, giving the protein MKIVLQRVSRAHVAVDGVEVGRVGRGLCLLVGIEKGDSDADVERLAAKSAELRVFPDAAGKMNLSVAEVGGGVLAVSQFTLAGSTEKGRRPGFDNAEEPSRAAELFRAFVEALRGRGLAVATGVFQAVMEVHIVNDGPVTFVLASR
- a CDS encoding radical SAM protein; this translates as MPRSPYVKTLSIAAWSQPGGPGRRLRQLDLELTERCNFNCLHCTINRPADDTDAEASEMSLEKIVEILRQATALGVLTVRFTGGEPLLRPDFDDIYQAARGLGLRVSLFTNASLITIRKAELFSRVLPLEPVEVSIYGMTEATAAAATQTKGARQAVSRGLKLLEMYGVKFIPKFVLLPPNQAEFTEFRRWAGERPGALHTPAFVLPSDLRARRDSGAANARLAKLRLAPAQAAAFGAAESDEPQRELRAFCRAQCGPQGPGLFGCGAGTETACIDAYGQFQLCLRLRHPETTVALGKDGLAGALSSFVPKVRRRKAQDARYLERCAVCFLKPLCEQCPASSWIESGKLDAPVEYHCRITHAQAFTLGLLEKGEQAWKVKDWRRRLDGPAAGGRDVRSA
- a CDS encoding PqqD family protein, with the translated sequence MSAPPELDEVFVRSSDVVARVIEGELVIVPLTGGVGDLEGELFSLNETGRAIWDRMDGRSLRRVIEDLGEEFDAPPETLAKDVLGLIGELLQRSIIVRQAG